Proteins encoded together in one Pseudomonas sp. ADAK13 window:
- a CDS encoding polymorphic toxin type 44 domain-containing protein, with protein sequence MANPMPPPGASLDENMATAFHKKNVLKAGSAFMYSWFYTQVRNRGPWDYRQLSKEYEAFGNFHYGAVGIAAGFSEEVLLRAAGLGQTRAGTVKPEFGRWWGEAPFGDDPVDQYWIKEGIRYARFRNH encoded by the coding sequence ATGGCTAACCCCATGCCACCACCCGGCGCATCGCTCGACGAAAACATGGCCACCGCGTTCCACAAAAAGAACGTTCTGAAGGCTGGTTCGGCGTTTATGTACTCTTGGTTTTATACTCAGGTCCGCAATCGCGGTCCTTGGGACTACAGGCAACTATCCAAAGAATATGAAGCCTTTGGTAACTTTCATTATGGTGCCGTGGGGATCGCGGCAGGTTTCAGCGAAGAAGTGCTTTTGCGCGCAGCTGGGCTTGGCCAAACCAGAGCCGGCACGGTTAAACCCGAGTTCGGTCGTTGGTGGGGAGAGGCACCTTTCGGTGATGATCCGGTCGACCAATATTGGATCAAGGAAGGAATCAGGTATGCCAGGTTCAGGAACCACTAG
- a CDS encoding efflux transporter outer membrane subunit — translation MRPRLKPLAALVLLALHGCSLAPTYKAPTLDLPAKYREQTSDGPWHSAQPSDQLAPKWWQLYQDQRLNDLQEQLLKANPDLAAALAHFDASQAYASQLHAGLFPQITASAQPLRQRQSDSRPLRGDTQPSVYNSNTAGFALSFDLDLWGKIRNQVAAGDAQAQASGDDLAVARLSLQHQLATLYVQLNGLDAQSRILSSSLDDFGQALQLTRSRYEGQIASELDLTRAQNQLAEAEAQLDDVRGQRNLTEHAIGELVGVSASEFQLPPSTQLIALPGIPHQLPSHLLQRRPDIAAAERRVFAANANIGVAKAAWYPDFSLTGLIGGQTQGVGNLFSAANRYWALGPLVNLPIFDGGRLSANERQAKAEFEEASAHYRSQVLRAVREVEDNLGQLRDLQQEAMDEQAAANAAEHTQALAMNSYQAGAVSYLDVVTAQTAALQAQRTLQAVQTRQLQASVGLVTALGGGWKPDA, via the coding sequence ATGCGCCCAAGGCTTAAACCCCTCGCGGCCCTGGTATTGCTGGCACTGCACGGTTGCTCGCTGGCGCCCACCTACAAGGCACCGACCCTCGACCTGCCGGCCAAGTACCGCGAACAGACCAGCGACGGCCCGTGGCACAGCGCGCAACCGTCCGATCAACTGGCGCCGAAGTGGTGGCAGCTGTACCAGGACCAGCGCCTGAACGACCTGCAGGAACAACTGCTCAAGGCCAACCCGGACCTCGCAGCGGCGCTGGCGCATTTCGATGCGTCCCAGGCCTACGCCAGCCAACTGCATGCCGGGTTGTTCCCGCAAATCACCGCCAGCGCACAACCGTTGCGCCAGCGGCAATCAGACAGCCGGCCGCTGCGGGGCGATACCCAGCCTTCGGTGTACAACAGCAACACGGCCGGTTTTGCGCTGAGTTTTGATCTGGATCTGTGGGGCAAAATCCGCAACCAGGTGGCAGCGGGTGACGCACAGGCACAAGCCTCCGGGGACGATTTGGCGGTGGCACGCCTGAGCCTGCAGCATCAGTTGGCGACGCTGTACGTGCAGCTCAACGGGCTGGATGCCCAGAGCCGGATCCTCAGCAGTTCCCTGGACGATTTTGGCCAGGCGTTGCAACTGACCCGCAGCCGGTATGAAGGGCAGATCGCCTCGGAACTCGACCTGACCCGCGCACAGAACCAGCTGGCTGAAGCCGAGGCGCAGCTGGATGACGTGCGTGGCCAGCGCAATCTCACCGAGCATGCGATTGGGGAGTTGGTGGGCGTCTCCGCCAGCGAATTCCAACTGCCGCCGAGCACGCAACTGATCGCGTTGCCGGGAATACCACACCAGCTGCCGAGCCATCTGCTGCAACGCCGACCGGATATTGCGGCGGCGGAGCGACGGGTGTTTGCCGCCAACGCGAACATCGGGGTGGCGAAGGCCGCGTGGTACCCGGACTTCAGTTTGACCGGGTTGATTGGCGGGCAGACCCAGGGTGTCGGTAACTTGTTCTCGGCGGCCAATCGGTATTGGGCGTTGGGGCCGCTGGTCAACCTGCCGATCTTTGATGGCGGGCGGTTGAGTGCGAATGAGCGCCAGGCCAAAGCCGAGTTTGAAGAGGCTTCGGCGCATTACCGTAGCCAGGTTTTGCGGGCGGTACGTGAGGTGGAAGACAACCTTGGGCAATTGCGTGACTTGCAGCAGGAAGCGATGGATGAACAGGCCGCCGCGAATGCAGCCGAGCACACGCAGGCGCTGGCGATGAACAGTTATCAGGCGGGCGCGGTGAGTTATCTGGATGTGGTGACGGCGCAGACGGCGGCCTTGCAGGCGCAGAGGACGTTGCAGGCGGTGCAGACGCGGCAATTGCAGGCGAGTGTAGGGTTGGTGACGGCGCTGGGTGGCGGCTGGAAGCCCGACGCCTGA
- a CDS encoding DUF6124 family protein, producing the protein MIKDSPNPPSDSNLLFTLRPGLDTETLLVNASQDLESINAIAAHLAFEVDGSQRSVVLGMCRMLEGVQLLVDRVVDVTVAAR; encoded by the coding sequence ATGATCAAAGACAGTCCAAACCCTCCTTCCGATTCAAACCTGCTCTTCACCCTCCGTCCTGGTCTCGATACCGAAACCCTGCTGGTTAACGCCTCTCAGGATCTGGAGTCCATCAATGCCATTGCCGCGCACCTGGCCTTTGAGGTTGATGGTTCGCAGCGCAGTGTGGTGCTGGGGATGTGTCGGATGCTGGAAGGCGTGCAATTGCTTGTAGATCGGGTGGTGGATGTGACGGTAGCCGCGCGCTGA